The segment TTACTACCTAGGTAACCTTGGCGAAGACATCATCAAACATATCatggcctcagctttctcatctgtagaatggagatAACTACTTCAGAAGGATGtttatgaggatcaaatgaaataatatatgttaaaGAGCATTGGCggggcatgatggcttatgcctgtaatcctagcactttgggaggccaaggcaggaggatcacttgaggccaggagttcaagaccagtctgggcaacagagtgagactctgtctcaattaaaaaataaataaatactttttcgTCCTTTTCCCCGGTTGCAGCTTGCTGTGAGTTTCTCTAGGGTGATACGCGGGTGAGAAAGGTCCCGGTCCGCGCCAGCGCCCAGAGCGCCTCGTCGCCATGCCTCGGAAAATTGAAGAAATTAAGGACTTCCTGCTCACAGCCCGACGAAAGGATGCCAAATCTGTcaagatcaagaaaaataagGACAACGTGAAATTTAAAGTTCGATGCAGCAGATACCTTTACACCCTGGTCATCACTGacaaagagaaggcagagaaactGAAGCAGTCCCTGCCCCCTGGTTTGGCAGTGAAGGAACTGAAATGAACCAGACACACTGATTGGAACtgtattaaaatactaaaaatcctaaaaataaataaataaataaagagcattATACAATGTAAAGAGTTGAGTAAGCATCAGTAATTATTTACAAAAAAGGTGActtttttaccttctttttttgtttgtttgtttgtttttttgagattgagtctcactcctgttgcgcaggctggagtacagtggcgtgatctcggctcactgcaaactccacctcccggcttcaagcgattctccttcctcagcctccagagtagctgggattacaggcgtgcaacaccacgcctggctaatttttgtatttttagtagagatggggttttgccatgttggccaggctgatctcgaactcctgacctcaggtgatccacacgcctcggcctcccaaagttctgggattacaggcataagccacagtgcccggcctgaaaTGTTGTTTTAAGTAGGTCAGATAAAGGGTTAATGTGCATACTACACAAAAATCTTATTCATAATCTTATCTTCGACCCTTGGTAAATGGCTAAGGATACAAACAAGCTCATTTCATACACTCCAGTGTCTCCAAATCTGCCTCTCATTTGCTGCCAGAAAGGTCTTTCTGAAACACATGAGCTCATGTCATTCCTcattaagaacaaaaataatCCTCAGGACAAAGATCAGATTCCTGAGTTTAGCCCTGACCATTCATTTCCAGCCAAAATCCCACCATCCCTCAGCCCCAGCATTCCACATTATAGCCATAATGGACAACTGTACATACTTACCCCTTTACCTCTCTAAgcatccttccctctccccatacATCATTTTCTCACCTGGACAAATCTTAACTCTAGCTCTAGCTCTAAAGTCACTTGCCCTGCAA is part of the Symphalangus syndactylus isolate Jambi chromosome 2, NHGRI_mSymSyn1-v2.1_pri, whole genome shotgun sequence genome and harbors:
- the LOC129462675 gene encoding large ribosomal subunit protein eL38 gives rise to the protein MPRKIEEIKDFLLTARRKDAKSVKIKKNKDNVKFKVRCSRYLYTLVITDKEKAEKLKQSLPPGLAVKELK